Proteins found in one Sorghum bicolor cultivar BTx623 chromosome 1, Sorghum_bicolor_NCBIv3, whole genome shotgun sequence genomic segment:
- the LOC8081225 gene encoding transcription factor bHLH79 produces MEPSPAVAAELWCPPHLAAGGGRQVEATSALTEKSSGGRGGGSAVRRRPRETLASEEDSSRIVSTSGGGQDLTDPEAKRSKTNKSSNNNGSLRTEAETDPRSAGKAVSKSLPAAEPPKQDYIHVRARRGQATDSHSLAERARREKISERMKVLQDLVPGCNKVIGKASVLDEIINYIQSLQCQVEFLSMKLEAVNAHANQGVEAFPVKDYGAETYNTAPGLTFDTQTSREYAQGTSTSEWLHMQIGSGYERVS; encoded by the exons ATGGAGCCATCCCCAGCAGTCGCTGCGGAGCTCTGGTGCCCACCACACCTCGCCGCGGGCGGCGGCCGCCAGGTGGAGGCGACCTCCGCTCTCACGGAGAAGAGCAGTGGCGGCCGCGGAGGAGGCAGCGCCGTCAGGAGGAGGCCGAGGGAGACCCTGGCGTCCGAGGAAGACTCGTCCCGGATCGTCTCTACTTCCGGCGGCGGCCAGGATTTG ACAGATCCAGAAGCAAAACGTTCCAAAACAAATAAGTCCAGTAATAATAATGGCAGTCTAAGAACAGAGGCTGAAACTGACCCAAGAAGTGCTGGCAAGGCTGTTAGTAAAAGCCTTCCAGCAGCAGAGCCACCAAAACAAGATTATATCCATGTCAGGGCAAGGAGGGGCCAAGCAACTGATAGTCATAGTCTTGCAGAAAGG GCACGACGTGAGAAAATAAGCGAACGGATGAAAGTTCTCCAAGATCTCGTGCCTGGATGTAACAAG GTTATTGGCAAAGCATCAGTACTTGATGAGATAATTAATTACATCCAGTCGTTGCAATGCCAAGTTGAG TTCCTGTCCATGAAGCTTGAGGCGGTTAATGCCCACGCGAACCAGGGAGTTGAAGCATTTCCAGTCAAAGAT TATGGTGCTGAGACATACAACACAGCCCCTGGGCTGACATTTGATACGCAAACCAGTAGAGAATACGCCCAGGGCACGTCGACCTCAGAATGGCTTCACATGCAGATTGGCAGTGGCTATGAAAGGGTTTCATGA